Part of the bacterium genome, CGGCGCGGGCGCGGGCGGCCGCGAGGTCCTCGGCGGTGGTGATCTTGCGGTTGCCCGGCTCGCCGGGCACCAGCACCGGCGGCAGGCCACGCGCCGCGAGCAGCCCGCCGTCGTCGGTGAACGCCGCGCCGGTCGCGCGGGCCCAGCGGTGCGCCTCCAGGAAGGGGCGCCAGCGGAAGACCTGCGGCGTCTGCAGCGCGCGCAGGCCGGCGCGCGGCAGGTAGCGCAGGCCACGGGCGCCGTCGTCTCCCGCGTCATCCAGGGCCACGATGGTGTCGGTCACCTCGACGCCCGGCACCGCGCCGCCGTGCGCCGCGGCCGCGGCGGCGAGCCGCCCGACGAGTTCGGCCGTCACCCAGGGGCGGGCGGCGTCGTGGACCGCGACGAGGTCGTCGTCGCGCGGCGAACATGCCTGCTGCAGCGCCTCGGCCGCGAGCCCGGTCGACGCCGTGCGGGTCTCGCCGCCGTCGCACACCATCGTCGGCAGCGACGTCGCCGCGGCCAAGGCCTCGCGCACCACGGCCTGCCAGGCGGGCGGCGCGGCCACGGTCACCGAGGCGAGGCCGGGCAGCGACAGGAAGGCTTCCAGCCCCCGCAGCAGCAGCGGGCGGCCGCCGACGACCTGGAACTGCTTGGGCGCCTCGTCCGCGCCGGTGCGGGCGCGTCGGCCCTCGCCGCCGGCGACCACGATCACGTGCAGGGGGATCGCCGGCGGTCGGCGCTGGTCGCCCACGCTCACTCCTTCGCCGCGGCGGTGCGGCCGCGTTCGGGCGGTTGCAGGGCCAGCGACACCGCTTCGTCGACCGTGCCCGCCGCCAGCACGGCCATGCCCTGCTCGGTGCGCGGCGTGCGGAGGTTGCGCGCCGCGACCACGCGCTTGAAACCGTGGTGGGCGGCCTCGCGCAGACGGTTCTTGCGGTCGATGACGTCGCGCACCTCGCCCGTAAGGCCCACTTCCCCCAGCACCAGGGTGTCCAGCGGCACGGGGATCTCGCGCAGCGACGAGGCCAGGGCCGTGATCACGGCCAGGTCCGCGGCCGGGTCCTCCAGCCGGGCGCCGCCGGCGACCTTGACGAAGATGTCGCAGCCCGCCAGGTCCAGCCCGGCCCGCTTCTCCAGGATCGCCGCCAGCAGGGCCACGCGCTTGCTGTCCACGCCCTGCACCACGCGCTGGGGCGTGCCGTAGCGCGCCGGCGACACCAGGGCCTGCACCTCGGTCAGGAACATCCGCGTGCCGTTGCGCACCACGCCGACGCAGGTGCCGGGCTCGCCGCCGCGGCGGTCGCCCAGGAACAGCGCCCCGGCGTCGGTGACCGGCACGAGACCGTCGCCGCGCATCTCCAGCAGGGCCAGCTCGCCGGTCGCGCCGAAGCGGTTCTTCACCGCGCGCACCATGCGCAGCGCGCCGCCGCCGCTGCCCTCGAAGTAGAGCACGGTGTCGACCATGTGCTCGAGCAGCTTGGGACCGGCGAGGTCCCCCGACTTGGTGACGTGGCCCACCAGGAAGACCGGGCAGAGGGTCGTGCGCGCGAAGTCGGCGAGCACGCCGCCGCAGTAGCGGATCTGGCCGACGCTGCCGGGGAAGGCGTCGATGTCGCCGGAGTGCAGCGTCTGGATCGAGTCGGCGATCACCACGCAGGGGCCCGGGTGAGCCTCGCGGTCGGCGTACATCGCCGCCAGCAGCCTCTCCAGGTCGACGCCGTCCAGGACGTGGAAGCCCTCGCCGGCGCGCGGGTCGAAGCCCATCCGCTCGCCGCGCATGCGGATCTGCGACGGCGACTCCTCGCCGGCGATGTAGAGGACCCGCACGCCGGCGCGCACCCAGTTCAGCGCCAGCCCGGTCAGCAGCGTGGACTTGCCGACGCCGGGCTCGCCGCCCAGCAGCACGACCGATCCCGCCACCAGCCCGCCGCCGAGGATGCGCGCGACCTCCTGCGGCTCGACGGGGATGCGCTCGTTCGCGGCGGTGGCGACGCGCGACAGCGCGACCGGCGCCAGTTCCGGCCGCGCCGCGGCGGCTTCGGGCCGCGCGCGGGTGAAGCCGCCGCCCTTGCCCTTGCCGGCGGGGGCCGTCGTCGCGATCGCGGCGAAGGAGTTCCACTCGCGGCACTGCGGGCACTGCCCCAGCCACCGCAGTTCCTCGTGGCCGCAGTTGCCGCAGACGTAGCGGGTGTTGGCTTTGGTCATCGGGGCTCGCTCTCCGGGAGGGTGTGCAGCGGGAGGATAGCGGATCGAGGGCGCTCAGTCAAAGGGGGCGCCCGGTCAAAGGCGCCCCCGGATCCGATCGCGGACCGGCTCTCAGCGGGCCAGCAGCAACTTCCGCTCCAGGCGGACACCGTCGGCGACCAGCCGCGCCAGGTAGAGACCGCTCGGCGCTTCGCGCCCCGCGTCGTCGCGGCCGTCCCAGATCACGGCGTGCGGGCCGGCGGCCAGGGGGCCGCCCGCCAGCAGCGACCGCACGAGCTGGCCGCGCACGTCGAAGACGGCCAGCCGCGGCGAGCCGTCGCGCGCGAGCTCGAAACGGATCTCGGTGCGCGGGTTGAACGGGTTGGGCCGGTTGGGCAGCAGACGGACGGCCGCGGCCGGCGCAGGCGGCGCCGCGGTGAGGTCGGCCGGCAGGGTCAGGTTCAGGCCCCAGCCGTTCAGGGTGCCGGTGTCGGTGCCGACCACGTCGGAGATCCGCAGCGTCCAGTCGCCGGCGATCGCCTCGCCGACGAAGTCCGCGAGCAAGCCCGGCCCCTCCACCGCCAGCGTGCCGGGGTAGTTGCCCACGATGTTGTCGGCGGAGCTGCCGCTGCGGTTGTGCAGGCGCACCACGGTCCCCTCGGGCGACTGCAGTTCGACGATCAGGTCGCCCCGCCAGGTGTGCGTCACGTCGAGATCGACGTCCACGCCCGCGACCGAGCCGGCCGCCCCGACGTGGATGATCGAGACGATGCCCGTGACGTTGTTGTCGGGGATCGCCGCCGGCGTGACGTTGTCGTACGCCAGGTGCGCGACCGGCACGAGGCGGAAATAGGCTTCGGCGGCCTGGCCCTCCGCGACCGCCACCGTCGCGACGTCCGTGCTCAGGCCGGCGTGGGTGGCCGTCACGACGTAGCTGCCGGCGTAGAGGCCGTCGATGACGAAGCGGCCGTCGCCGTCCGAGACCGCGGCGTGGCCCGCGCCGGCGTCGATCGCGGCCCCGGCCAACGGCACGTATGCCCCGCCCACCACCGTCCACGCAAGGCCGGTGATCGAGCCGCTCGCCGCACCCTCGTCGGCCATCAGGTACGCCGCCGCGTTCTCGACGAGGTGCTTGGCGGCCGTGGTGTCGGTCAGGGCGCCGACGTTCAGGGACAGCACGACGATCTGGCCGGCCTGCGGCGCCGGGTTGTCGTCGTGGACCATCACGCCCGCCGACATGGCGTAGGAGGCGGTGCCGTAGACCACGACCGCGTCGGCGGCGGGATCGACGGCGTCCTGGTCGCCGTAGGCGCTGTAAGTCAGGTTCAACGTCGCGGGCAGCGCGTGCGGGACGGTCGCCACCGGGTGCGTCGACATGCCCGGCACCAGGTTCAGGGCGCCGGCGTTGTCGCTGCGCCAGGCGCCGGCGTGCAGCACCTGCGCGGCGAAGTCGGGATAGCCGGGCGAGGAGACGGCGTCGTAGGCCACCTCGCCGCCCTCGATCAGCAGCTTGCCGCCGACGGCGGCCCAGTCCTGCAGCAGGGCGCGCAGGCCCGCGTCGACGACGGGGCCGGTGTTGGCGCCGCAGTTCAGCACCACGAACTGCTTGCCCGTGAAATCGCCCGCGACGACCGCGACGGCGTCCACGACGGTGGTGACGTAACCGGCCTCGCGCAGCCAGCGGTCCAGGTTCGCGGGCGCGGCCTTCGCCGGGTCCGGCGAGGCGACGGGCAGCTTGCGCTCGTCGAACTTCACGTCGCCCGCCACGACGCCCTTCTTGGCCGCGGTGTCGTCGATGACCAGGGCCACGCCCAGGGCGTCGATGACCGTGAACGCGTGCGGGCCGTCGCTCGCGGCGTTGGGCACGACCGCCGCGTCGTGGGCGACGACGGTATAGGCGAAGGTGTCCCCCGTCTGCACCGAACCGGCGTCGATCGGGAACGTCGCCTGGTAGACGCCCGCGCCCTGGTCGGCGAGAGCGAAGCCCGTCTGCGGGACGCCGTTCCAGGTGAAGGCCACGCCGACGTCGGCCAG contains:
- a CDS encoding S8 family serine peptidase, giving the protein MRSRSVIRAAALAAFCFVAATATAAPTTVAPASSVEVVRALADPDFPGRSADGTIAVWVWFQDKGLQGDALERALDDAERSLGERAAARRAKTATDKGSRLVDATDLPLHRPYLDSALETGARLRRESRWLNAASFDARPAQVRALAALPCVREVTLVRRAQPRPAPAAPGIGMAAPADKDLAWSIDYGGTLADLEQINVPALHEEGVHGQGVLIGMMDSGFRTSHVSLSGLPVLDRWDFVNGDGVVENEAGDPSTQDDHGTKTMSTVGGYDPGSHVGPAFAASFVLAKTEDVSQEVPAEEDNWVAGIEWLDTFGVDLVSSSLGYIDWYVVADLDGDTAACTVAADLAVGKGIVVCNSAGNERGTSWNTLVTPADGDSVITAGAVTSTGAIAYFSSPGPTADGRIKPDVCALGSSNHVANPAGGYTTASGTSFSCPLTAGVAALVLSRVPSLTPMQVREAMRMTADRAASPNNDFGWGILDAHAAAHYFGASILHAPLGDTEQTAGSYAVDCTITDRVALTPADLRLHWRADAGAWQQVQLASAGGDAYAAAIPAQAGGAVVDYYLTAGDVLGVATALPAAAPATVFSFRVGADVTPPQIVHTPLGDQPGLTWPPLVRAVVTDNLGLADVGVAFTWNGVPQTGFALADQGAGVYQATFPIDAGSVQTGDTFAYTVVAHDAAVVPNAASDGPHAFTVIDALGVALVIDDTAAKKGVVAGDVKFDERKLPVASPDPAKAAPANLDRWLREAGYVTTVVDAVAVVAGDFTGKQFVVLNCGANTGPVVDAGLRALLQDWAAVGGKLLIEGGEVAYDAVSSPGYPDFAAQVLHAGAWRSDNAGALNLVPGMSTHPVATVPHALPATLNLTYSAYGDQDAVDPAADAVVVYGTASYAMSAGVMVHDDNPAPQAGQIVVLSLNVGALTDTTAAKHLVENAAAYLMADEGAASGSITGLAWTVVGGAYVPLAGAAIDAGAGHAAVSDGDGRFVIDGLYAGSYVVTATHAGLSTDVATVAVAEGQAAEAYFRLVPVAHLAYDNVTPAAIPDNNVTGIVSIIHVGAAGSVAGVDVDLDVTHTWRGDLIVELQSPEGTVVRLHNRSGSSADNIVGNYPGTLAVEGPGLLADFVGEAIAGDWTLRISDVVGTDTGTLNGWGLNLTLPADLTAAPPAPAAAVRLLPNRPNPFNPRTEIRFELARDGSPRLAVFDVRGQLVRSLLAGGPLAAGPHAVIWDGRDDAGREAPSGLYLARLVADGVRLERKLLLAR
- a CDS encoding IspD/TarI family cytidylyltransferase; the protein is MGDQRRPPAIPLHVIVVAGGEGRRARTGADEAPKQFQVVGGRPLLLRGLEAFLSLPGLASVTVAAPPAWQAVVREALAAATSLPTMVCDGGETRTASTGLAAEALQQACSPRDDDLVAVHDAARPWVTAELVGRLAAAAAAHGGAVPGVEVTDTIVALDDAGDDGARGLRYLPRAGLRALQTPQVFRWRPFLEAHRWARATGAAFTDDGGLLAARGLPPVLVPGEPGNRKITTAEDLAAARARA
- the radA gene encoding DNA repair protein RadA — translated: MTKANTRYVCGNCGHEELRWLGQCPQCREWNSFAAIATTAPAGKGKGGGFTRARPEAAAARPELAPVALSRVATAANERIPVEPQEVARILGGGLVAGSVVLLGGEPGVGKSTLLTGLALNWVRAGVRVLYIAGEESPSQIRMRGERMGFDPRAGEGFHVLDGVDLERLLAAMYADREAHPGPCVVIADSIQTLHSGDIDAFPGSVGQIRYCGGVLADFARTTLCPVFLVGHVTKSGDLAGPKLLEHMVDTVLYFEGSGGGALRMVRAVKNRFGATGELALLEMRGDGLVPVTDAGALFLGDRRGGEPGTCVGVVRNGTRMFLTEVQALVSPARYGTPQRVVQGVDSKRVALLAAILEKRAGLDLAGCDIFVKVAGGARLEDPAADLAVITALASSLREIPVPLDTLVLGEVGLTGEVRDVIDRKNRLREAAHHGFKRVVAARNLRTPRTEQGMAVLAAGTVDEAVSLALQPPERGRTAAAKE